From one Melioribacteraceae bacterium genomic stretch:
- the asnS gene encoding asparagine--tRNA ligase, with protein MIYIKNLADHVGESVTLKGWLYNKRSSGKLQFLVLRDGTGIVQCVVFKGNVSEELFEEAKKLTQESSFEVTGTVKKDDRQVGGHEIDVTDLKIISIANEYPITPKEHGIEFLMDHRHLWLRSRKQWAIMRIRHRIVKAIRDFYDSRGFTLFDPPIITPNAVEGTSTLFETPYFDLGKAYLTQSGQLYAEAGAMALGKVYTFGPTFRAEKSKTRRHLTEFWMVEPEMAFYDLNDDMNLAEEFIEYIVQTILEERKEELEILERDTTNLEKVKRPFPRISYTEAVEILKKKNHAFEWGNDLGGADETVISEEFDRPVMIHRYPAAVKAFYMKRDPDDEKLALAVDVIAPEGYGEIIGGSQREDDLDKLLERIKEHDLPQEFFEWYLDLRKYGSVPHSGFGLGLERTVSWICGLDHLREAIPFPRMIYRNTP; from the coding sequence ATGATTTATATCAAAAATTTAGCAGATCATGTAGGTGAATCAGTTACTCTTAAAGGTTGGTTATACAATAAGAGATCGAGTGGAAAATTACAATTTTTAGTCCTCAGAGACGGAACCGGAATTGTTCAATGTGTTGTCTTCAAAGGCAATGTTTCCGAAGAATTATTTGAAGAAGCTAAAAAACTTACACAAGAATCTTCATTTGAAGTTACCGGAACAGTCAAAAAGGATGATCGTCAAGTTGGCGGACATGAAATTGATGTTACCGATTTAAAAATCATTTCTATCGCAAACGAATATCCAATCACACCGAAAGAACACGGAATTGAATTTTTAATGGATCATCGTCATCTCTGGTTACGTTCGCGTAAACAGTGGGCGATTATGAGAATTCGACACAGAATTGTAAAAGCAATTCGAGATTTTTATGATTCTCGTGGTTTCACTCTTTTCGATCCTCCGATAATCACACCAAACGCGGTTGAAGGTACCTCGACTCTTTTTGAAACTCCATATTTCGATCTTGGGAAAGCTTACTTAACTCAATCGGGACAACTTTATGCGGAAGCCGGTGCGATGGCGCTTGGCAAAGTTTATACATTTGGACCGACTTTCAGAGCAGAGAAATCAAAAACTCGTCGTCACTTAACCGAGTTTTGGATGGTCGAACCTGAAATGGCATTCTATGATTTGAACGACGATATGAATTTAGCCGAAGAGTTTATTGAGTATATAGTCCAAACTATTTTAGAAGAACGAAAAGAAGAATTAGAAATATTAGAACGAGATACAACAAATTTGGAGAAAGTTAAGAGACCGTTCCCAAGAATATCATACACCGAAGCTGTTGAGATTCTTAAAAAGAAAAATCACGCATTTGAGTGGGGAAATGATCTCGGCGGTGCTGATGAAACCGTTATCTCCGAAGAGTTTGATAGACCGGTAATGATTCACAGATATCCGGCTGCTGTAAAGGCTTTTTACATGAAACGAGATCCCGATGACGAAAAATTAGCACTTGCTGTTGATGTTATTGCTCCGGAAGGTTATGGTGAAATTATCGGCGGTAGTCAAAGAGAAGATGATCTTGATAAATTGTTGGAAAGAATAAAAGAACATGATCTTCCACAAGAATTTTTTGAATGGTATTTGGATTTAAGAAAATACGGTTCTGTTCCTCATTCGGGTTTCGGATTAGGACTTGAAAGGACAGTTAGTTGGATTTGCGGTCTTGATCACTTAAGAGAAGCAATACCATTCCCACGAATGATTTATAGGAATACGCCTTAA
- a CDS encoding Ppx/GppA phosphatase family protein, with amino-acid sequence MLTNKNFAAIDIGTNSIHLIVVKILEYGNFEIIDREKEVIRLGEGFSGDIKKLSAEAIERAVIAIKRFKGIAELHSANVRAVATSAVRESLNKNEFIEKVLNETGIEVEVISGQEEARLIYLGILRAVPVYEKRALCIDIGGGSTELILGINGKIEFSRSIKIGAVRLTQKFFQKEKLSKSAIKECKKWIEGEIYHVTNYINKYRFEVCVGSSGTIQTAGNIIAELSNREVTPNRILNNFEFTKDELNKVVNEVLNSKTLSDRKKIKGMDSKRADIFPAGILILQTIFEQLNIDKLTISEYALREGIVVDTLQNLNIEKHRPRLSDIRYESVLQLAKNCYFDSEHCFHVANFSANLFDDLEDLHKLDGSTREYLIAASLLHDVGHHISHNQHHKHSNYIIRNSELMGFNENEINIIANVARYHRKSHPKQKHQEFASLSSKDQLVVKKLSAILRVADSLDRSHKQKVESISAKVVNNTVELHLKLKDKSIEIELWNLDRREKLFEDVFEKTLVIHRT; translated from the coding sequence ATGTTGACGAATAAAAATTTTGCAGCAATAGATATTGGAACAAATTCAATTCATCTTATCGTAGTAAAGATTTTAGAGTATGGTAATTTTGAAATTATTGACCGTGAAAAAGAAGTTATTCGTTTAGGTGAAGGTTTTTCCGGTGATATAAAAAAGTTATCGGCCGAAGCGATAGAAAGAGCTGTAATTGCAATTAAACGTTTCAAAGGAATTGCCGAACTTCATAGTGCAAATGTAAGAGCTGTCGCTACAAGTGCAGTACGCGAATCGTTAAATAAAAATGAATTCATTGAAAAAGTCTTGAATGAAACGGGGATTGAAGTTGAGGTAATTTCCGGACAAGAGGAAGCTAGATTAATTTATTTAGGAATATTGCGTGCCGTTCCGGTTTATGAAAAACGAGCACTATGTATAGATATCGGTGGTGGAAGTACCGAATTAATTCTCGGTATAAACGGTAAAATTGAATTTTCCAGAAGTATAAAAATTGGTGCGGTAAGATTAACACAAAAGTTTTTTCAAAAAGAGAAACTATCCAAATCGGCAATTAAAGAATGTAAAAAGTGGATTGAAGGTGAAATCTATCATGTAACTAATTACATAAATAAATATAGGTTTGAAGTCTGTGTTGGTTCGTCAGGTACAATTCAAACTGCCGGCAATATAATTGCAGAACTTTCCAACAGGGAAGTAACACCAAACCGCATACTTAACAATTTTGAATTCACAAAAGATGAACTAAACAAAGTTGTAAATGAGGTTCTTAATTCTAAAACATTATCGGATCGTAAAAAGATAAAAGGAATGGATTCCAAACGTGCGGATATATTCCCGGCGGGAATATTAATTTTACAAACAATTTTTGAGCAGCTTAATATTGACAAACTGACAATTTCGGAATATGCACTTCGTGAAGGAATAGTTGTTGATACATTACAGAATTTGAACATAGAAAAACATCGTCCGCGGTTGAGTGATATTAGATATGAAAGCGTTTTGCAGCTTGCCAAAAATTGTTACTTCGATAGTGAACATTGTTTTCATGTAGCTAATTTTTCAGCTAATCTTTTTGATGATCTAGAAGACTTACACAAACTTGACGGAAGCACACGTGAATATTTAATTGCTGCATCATTACTACATGATGTTGGTCATCATATTTCGCATAATCAGCATCACAAACACAGCAATTACATAATTCGCAATAGTGAGTTAATGGGATTTAATGAAAACGAAATTAATATTATTGCCAATGTTGCAAGATATCACCGCAAAAGTCATCCCAAACAAAAACATCAAGAATTTGCTTCACTTTCTTCCAAAGATCAATTAGTTGTAAAGAAGTTATCGGCAATTTTAAGAGTTGCGGATTCTCTCGATAGATCGCACAAACAAAAAGTAGAATCAATTTCCGCAAAAGTTGTTAATAATACTGTTGAGCTTCATCTTAAGCTTAAGGATAAGTCAATCGAAATAGAGCTTTGGAATTTAGATAGAAGAGAGAAGTTATTTGAGGATGTGTTTGAGAAAACTCTAGTTATTCATAGAACTTAA